In Paracoccus fistulariae, a single window of DNA contains:
- a CDS encoding phosphotransferase gives MISIEGLEANDPRRVSIEEALDQWIAGADVHLDAIPGGFSGSAVFKLDVRKAPKDTIKSGVYILKISEAPKYQDQKPEQSSHEVAYNRAPAFSEEHIPQLRYSYRSERDSHYDVMVFDIAGRSLNRYTASVGKHANLIFDNADGIVSNLLSAWADEEFQPRSSAHEVLKNACGYRSDHTKASELHDFINSFCGGEIFPMAGEILVNPLHFLDLLSQNDKESLSPLTGLSHGDLHGGNILFHRFNPESNPYFIIDFALSSENLVGFDLAYLELSFALSFLGANGASPLIAVLNALDPDNTTAVVPPNAMWIEKLFTKLRLPLETFLSSRFPARQDDFEKQILLSRVAAGINWANKPIDRSLKISALAYAGWAARRYLEVFLDEEWARLSRLELSESESNSSSDALWQQLFREAGSFTQSDGLFVLVTEGQHPDPHLKALGHLPWSAVIDLDPNSDENGLYRFSSDVLAAKRSLHLFTSNIPEFDPRRSTAWMLAAGWSTRKEFFPDFHKWRWDRLPIVRQLVKKIAEKTNPTPIYCLILPGLTLDKNNPSSRIESIIRDIDEATRGRAKIFVLGGRAINESATNLFTVPLSVGDFVRHAANTFGTTVEAEGCKIPGPSGEYRTVLPEKIRALEENLSVLHSEVLKDFLSDADNSSSSDFWRGRPPTWEEISADVDIRRDANEALISECRKWLSSHRNHTIVVEHQPGSGATTLAMRVAWELHYEHPTAYVESFSPSLGERIRELFLISERPVFVVADSSVLTESNREDVQRYLAQNNCRAVLLYLRRSFFPSKKRSFEIIEGLTPREVKKFKSTYMSLTEDSRKREQISKVSTNETLKKYRLPFFYGLIAFERDFLGVDSYVKHHIAGASRDIRRVLEHIAVVTIFSNGTIPESIIYSISGVEPDSNLELRDLFGDGVANLILSYGGGVRIMHQILAEEVLEHFRLGLQDDWRLDLKSYSIDLISDLVKAAGPSACVDLFRQLFIDRSGSTDGVEDREDFAPIIENLDAIDVSLGHSVLQHLCDNCPDESHFWSHLGRHQVYRMRRDFEKAEEYLHRAISLSSNDAVHYHTLGLIIRSRLRHNLKSLPRVSSLDDVFQALDPLYSEAESAFQEARRLSPDNVYGYITNIQLITASIARLKVAAAVESVSMISSESSEVALWLEEKLSEAEELLRGATNLYSTLEPTNDYLVECEAELDRLYGDLDGVVERWELANASGKGANTRSRNALANAYLVRGERKWSNLSASEKRRIAELSATNLREAGRRSDDYSLWFHAFSGLPEFDFDEAVSQITLWSRRFPSWEAHYFLYILHFLLWFGQRTNDLDSYRESLRRCQELSFARKSRSPVWFGRSGSECRIVSELDLGGWDRGHNFFSNEEPLIRINGVIDSINGPTSGTIVIDGKFSVFFSPGRDYAQYRSLNERVNFYLGFSPTGPRAWRIETGFVEGGNRSKEPVAAEGSVLVDPSDEEASRDTQLEVVSKLNFDRILRFALEFSQAKARLGARVELESLLERLDAVHRMGALFSQSIDVATLLEGLKSYGVSNYKGQDGRIILNVSFENSETDTVSVAVSEKRIFGKVTHVPDGERYGFIQDRDENEYFFHFNSVLPAFRREIHGEGEIVSFVPALGEKGPTAQGITLHKETVVSSSGCISADRFSDAFCEYVFERIDDSGGVAIDLGQLIDTAKAEFLSTRPLEQLLSTKSLGSFINGIEGIAVFGRPPNLLVGRSHHPFIGRLPADDGRADADRPGSKSAGEGKVALNKSSFKAWLSDELSEEPAASEGMPFTSLGTRAKAHFVVKGKVPQSLGFTSYAEMISALGGFRIEGPDHQQRVFRDPDSSITPDSN, from the coding sequence TTGATTTCAATCGAAGGGCTTGAGGCGAACGATCCAAGGCGGGTGTCCATAGAGGAAGCACTCGACCAATGGATTGCGGGCGCAGATGTTCACCTCGACGCAATTCCTGGCGGCTTTTCCGGTTCCGCAGTTTTTAAACTCGATGTCCGAAAGGCGCCAAAAGACACTATAAAAAGTGGTGTATATATCCTCAAGATTAGCGAAGCCCCCAAGTACCAGGATCAAAAGCCAGAGCAAAGTTCTCATGAGGTCGCCTACAACAGAGCGCCGGCATTTTCTGAAGAGCATATTCCACAACTAAGGTATAGTTACCGCTCTGAGCGGGATAGTCACTATGACGTAATGGTATTCGATATTGCAGGTCGTAGTTTGAATCGATACACGGCATCAGTGGGGAAACACGCCAACTTAATTTTCGATAACGCTGATGGAATTGTCAGCAATCTATTGTCCGCGTGGGCAGACGAAGAATTTCAACCCAGATCGAGTGCACATGAAGTGCTCAAGAATGCCTGCGGCTATCGCTCTGACCATACTAAAGCCTCGGAACTCCACGATTTCATAAATAGTTTTTGTGGCGGCGAGATATTTCCGATGGCGGGCGAGATACTAGTCAATCCGCTTCACTTCCTCGATTTGCTTTCGCAGAATGACAAGGAGTCCCTTTCCCCCCTTACTGGACTCAGTCATGGCGATCTTCATGGCGGAAACATTCTTTTTCACCGCTTCAATCCTGAATCCAATCCTTACTTTATCATTGATTTCGCGCTCTCATCGGAGAATCTGGTTGGATTTGATCTAGCATACCTCGAACTGTCATTTGCGTTATCATTCCTCGGCGCCAATGGGGCTTCACCGCTCATCGCTGTCCTAAATGCGCTCGATCCGGACAATACGACCGCAGTCGTTCCACCCAATGCAATGTGGATCGAGAAGCTATTCACAAAACTTAGGCTGCCACTTGAAACGTTTTTATCAAGCCGCTTCCCGGCAAGACAAGATGACTTCGAGAAGCAGATTCTTCTTTCACGTGTGGCCGCTGGCATCAACTGGGCCAACAAGCCAATTGATCGCTCGTTGAAGATTTCTGCATTAGCTTACGCCGGTTGGGCGGCCCGTCGCTATCTGGAAGTGTTCCTAGATGAAGAATGGGCCCGTCTATCACGCCTTGAACTAAGTGAGAGTGAGTCAAATTCATCTTCCGATGCACTGTGGCAGCAGTTGTTTCGCGAAGCCGGAAGTTTCACTCAGTCAGATGGCCTGTTTGTCCTTGTGACAGAAGGTCAGCACCCGGATCCTCACCTGAAGGCGCTTGGTCATCTGCCATGGTCAGCTGTCATAGACCTGGACCCAAATTCTGACGAAAACGGACTTTATCGGTTTAGCTCTGACGTGTTGGCAGCGAAGCGCAGTCTTCATCTCTTTACCTCAAATATCCCTGAATTTGATCCCCGAAGGTCGACCGCATGGATGCTTGCGGCGGGGTGGTCGACAAGAAAGGAGTTCTTTCCAGACTTCCACAAGTGGCGATGGGATCGCTTGCCAATAGTTCGACAGCTTGTGAAAAAAATTGCAGAAAAAACAAACCCAACCCCAATATACTGTCTTATTCTCCCAGGCCTCACACTCGATAAAAATAATCCATCTTCGAGAATCGAAAGCATAATTCGAGACATCGATGAGGCAACGAGAGGTCGAGCAAAGATATTCGTGCTCGGCGGAAGGGCAATCAACGAGTCGGCGACAAACCTTTTCACGGTTCCGCTTTCGGTAGGAGATTTTGTAAGGCACGCCGCAAACACCTTTGGCACTACGGTTGAAGCGGAAGGATGCAAGATTCCAGGGCCATCTGGTGAGTATCGGACTGTGCTGCCGGAGAAGATCCGAGCGCTCGAAGAGAACTTATCAGTACTACACTCAGAAGTTCTGAAAGACTTTTTGTCAGACGCAGACAATTCTTCTTCATCCGATTTCTGGCGTGGACGCCCCCCGACGTGGGAAGAAATCTCCGCGGATGTCGACATTAGGCGCGACGCTAATGAAGCCTTAATAAGTGAATGTCGAAAGTGGCTGTCATCTCATCGAAATCACACCATCGTAGTTGAACATCAACCCGGCTCCGGTGCAACAACTTTGGCGATGCGAGTGGCTTGGGAACTTCATTATGAGCACCCAACCGCATACGTTGAATCTTTTTCTCCTAGTCTTGGAGAGAGGATCAGGGAGCTATTTTTAATTTCTGAGCGACCAGTATTTGTTGTTGCCGATAGTTCCGTACTTACGGAAAGCAACCGCGAGGATGTTCAGAGATATTTGGCACAGAACAACTGTCGTGCAGTGTTGCTATATTTGCGGCGATCGTTCTTTCCATCTAAGAAGCGATCCTTCGAGATCATAGAGGGCCTCACTCCGAGAGAGGTGAAAAAATTTAAGTCAACCTATATGTCACTGACGGAAGATTCTCGAAAAAGGGAGCAAATCTCAAAAGTATCGACCAATGAAACTCTGAAGAAGTATCGTTTGCCATTCTTCTACGGATTGATAGCGTTTGAACGAGATTTCTTGGGGGTCGATAGTTATGTAAAACACCATATTGCCGGCGCCAGCCGAGATATTCGACGAGTGCTGGAGCACATCGCCGTGGTTACGATATTTTCGAACGGTACCATTCCAGAGAGCATAATATACTCGATTTCGGGTGTTGAACCGGATTCGAATCTGGAACTGAGGGATCTATTCGGTGATGGTGTCGCCAACCTTATATTGAGCTATGGTGGTGGCGTTCGGATAATGCACCAAATACTGGCCGAAGAGGTTCTAGAGCACTTTCGTCTGGGCCTCCAGGATGATTGGCGTCTGGATCTGAAGTCCTACTCTATCGATCTGATATCTGACTTGGTTAAGGCCGCGGGACCCTCTGCCTGTGTGGACCTTTTTCGACAGTTGTTCATCGACCGGTCGGGTTCAACCGATGGCGTGGAGGACAGAGAGGACTTCGCCCCAATCATTGAAAACCTTGATGCTATCGACGTCTCGCTCGGGCATTCTGTTCTACAGCACTTGTGCGACAACTGTCCAGACGAGTCACATTTTTGGAGCCACCTAGGCCGGCATCAAGTGTATCGCATGCGCCGTGACTTCGAAAAAGCAGAGGAGTACCTTCACCGTGCGATTTCACTCAGTAGCAATGATGCAGTTCACTACCATACGCTTGGTCTGATTATCCGTTCGCGTCTGCGGCATAACCTTAAATCTCTACCAAGAGTTAGTTCGCTGGATGATGTCTTTCAGGCGTTGGACCCACTTTATTCGGAAGCTGAGAGTGCATTCCAAGAGGCGCGGAGGCTTAGTCCGGATAACGTCTATGGCTACATAACAAACATCCAGTTGATTACCGCTTCAATTGCGCGTCTCAAGGTGGCGGCGGCGGTTGAATCGGTATCCATGATTTCCTCTGAATCTTCAGAGGTGGCTCTGTGGTTAGAAGAGAAGTTGTCAGAGGCAGAGGAGTTGTTGCGCGGCGCTACAAATCTCTACTCCACGCTTGAGCCCACAAATGACTACCTTGTCGAATGCGAAGCTGAGCTCGATCGCCTCTACGGAGACCTTGATGGTGTGGTCGAGAGATGGGAGTTGGCCAACGCAAGTGGAAAGGGCGCGAATACGCGTTCAAGGAACGCCTTGGCGAATGCGTATCTTGTTCGTGGAGAGAGAAAATGGAGCAATCTTTCAGCTTCGGAGAAGAGGAGAATAGCTGAACTGTCGGCTACGAATTTGCGTGAGGCTGGCAGGCGATCAGATGATTATTCACTTTGGTTTCACGCATTCTCGGGACTTCCTGAATTTGACTTCGACGAGGCAGTATCTCAAATAACGTTGTGGTCAAGGCGATTCCCATCCTGGGAAGCGCATTATTTTCTTTATATTCTCCATTTTTTGTTGTGGTTTGGTCAAAGGACTAATGATCTTGATTCCTATCGAGAGAGCCTTCGTCGATGCCAGGAATTGAGTTTTGCGAGAAAGTCGAGGTCGCCGGTTTGGTTTGGGCGAAGCGGCTCAGAGTGTCGCATCGTGTCGGAACTCGACTTAGGTGGATGGGATAGGGGCCACAATTTTTTTAGTAATGAGGAGCCGCTAATAAGGATAAACGGAGTCATTGACAGTATAAATGGACCAACCTCCGGGACGATAGTCATAGATGGAAAGTTTTCGGTCTTCTTTTCTCCAGGAAGAGACTATGCCCAGTATCGAAGTCTGAACGAGCGTGTAAACTTCTACTTGGGTTTCAGCCCGACTGGTCCAAGAGCTTGGCGGATTGAGACCGGGTTCGTAGAAGGCGGCAACCGGTCGAAAGAACCCGTTGCTGCTGAAGGATCTGTATTGGTGGACCCCTCCGATGAGGAGGCATCAAGAGATACTCAATTGGAGGTAGTCAGCAAGCTCAATTTTGATCGGATCTTGCGTTTTGCTCTTGAGTTTTCACAAGCCAAGGCGAGATTAGGTGCGCGGGTTGAACTAGAGAGCCTTCTTGAGCGTCTGGATGCAGTTCATAGAATGGGTGCTTTGTTCAGTCAGTCGATTGATGTGGCAACCCTTTTGGAAGGCCTCAAGAGCTACGGAGTATCGAATTACAAGGGCCAAGATGGCAGGATCATCCTGAATGTGAGTTTCGAGAATTCCGAAACTGACACTGTTTCTGTTGCGGTAAGCGAAAAGCGAATTTTTGGAAAGGTTACGCACGTTCCGGATGGAGAACGATATGGCTTCATTCAGGATAGGGACGAAAACGAGTACTTTTTTCACTTCAACTCAGTATTGCCGGCATTTCGCAGAGAAATTCACGGGGAAGGTGAAATCGTCTCTTTTGTTCCTGCGTTAGGTGAAAAGGGTCCGACGGCACAGGGCATAACGTTGCACAAGGAAACTGTTGTATCGTCGAGTGGTTGCATTTCCGCGGATCGTTTCTCAGACGCGTTTTGTGAATATGTCTTTGAGCGCATCGACGATTCCGGTGGCGTTGCGATCGATTTGGGTCAGCTGATCGACACGGCCAAAGCAGAGTTTTTGTCAACGCGACCGCTTGAGCAGCTACTTTCAACGAAGTCTCTGGGTTCATTCATAAATGGTATTGAGGGGATTGCGGTTTTTGGTCGGCCTCCGAACCTTTTGGTCGGAAGATCACACCATCCGTTTATCGGGCGTTTGCCCGCTGACGATGGTCGTGCCGATGCGGATCGGCCGGGGTCGAAGAGTGCCGGAGAGGGGAAGGTCGCTCTTAACAAGTCCAGTTTCAAGGCTTGGCTGTCGGATGAACTCTCAGAGGAACCTGCTGCGTCGGAGGGGATGCCGTTCACCTCCCTGGGTACTCGGGCGAAGGCGCACTTCGTGGTGAAGGGAAAAGTCCCGCAATCGCTCGGTTTCACGAGCTATGCCGAAATGATATCCGCTTTGGGAGGCTTCCGGATAGAGGGCCCTGACCATCAACAGCGCGTGTTTCGTGATCCGGATAGTTCAATAACGCCCGATTCTAACTAA
- a CDS encoding tyrosine-type recombinase/integrase, with translation MAYTSGKLTKNLVRTLGPGRHGDGHGLYLVVDPSGARRWIVRVTVKGQRNRQGKPLRTDFCLGGADVVTLDVARERALEYRHLAKQGLNPKYHKDQDVPCFEEVARQVHIERLPTWKNPKYGQQWINTLADYAFPKIGRMPVSDIDQPEILQVLSPIWTEKHETARRVAQRMKAVLEPGRVATARVKIR, from the coding sequence ATGGCCTATACCTCGGGAAAGCTGACGAAGAATCTGGTCCGAACGCTCGGCCCTGGTCGGCATGGCGACGGCCACGGGCTGTATCTGGTGGTCGATCCATCCGGCGCGCGGCGCTGGATCGTCCGCGTCACGGTGAAGGGGCAGCGGAATCGGCAGGGAAAGCCGCTCCGCACCGATTTCTGCCTCGGCGGTGCTGACGTGGTGACGCTCGACGTGGCGCGCGAACGCGCCCTGGAGTATCGCCACCTCGCCAAGCAGGGCCTCAACCCGAAATATCACAAGGACCAGGACGTGCCCTGTTTCGAAGAAGTCGCCCGACAGGTCCACATCGAGCGCCTGCCGACTTGGAAGAACCCGAAGTACGGACAGCAGTGGATCAACACACTTGCAGATTATGCATTCCCCAAGATCGGCCGAATGCCCGTCTCGGATATCGACCAGCCGGAAATTTTACAGGTGCTGTCCCCGATCTGGACTGAGAAGCACGAAACCGCGCGCAGGGTGGCGCAGCGGATGAAGGCTGTGCTCGAGCCCGGTCGCGTGGCTACCGCGAGGGTGAAAATCCGGTGA
- a CDS encoding NUDIX domain-containing protein has protein sequence MSEQWALVGPLAQPGMLRALGLSGQVLRLPGRLIGGERAGIVADDWPALQQGDGIDAVSVTPNQVLRRYAQVMGLAPITVAGHRIVGVQVQAASDAPWPVADWPSDLAAEIAALIAEAPAEQSTEFLNWRLPMLGVWAASRLRGRASPHSGGDLVVPRGPDDLRVTARQQPFAGFFAVDRWDLSHRTFAGGFTPTVRREGFVSGDAVVLLPWDPVRDRVMIIEQFRLIPALRHDPQPWLLEPIAGRVDAGESVEDAARREALEEADLRIGQLFPAVHHYPSPGTLAEYLYLFVGIADLPDGSSGVHGLASETEDIRGHVLTHDALLDMVSQGQIANGPLAMIALWLQVNKERLRAELAGD, from the coding sequence GTGAGTGAGCAATGGGCGCTGGTCGGGCCGCTTGCGCAGCCGGGGATGCTGCGGGCTCTGGGCCTGTCGGGGCAGGTGTTACGCCTTCCGGGGCGACTGATCGGCGGAGAGCGGGCAGGGATCGTGGCCGATGACTGGCCCGCGCTGCAGCAAGGCGACGGGATCGACGCGGTCAGCGTTACGCCGAACCAGGTGCTGCGCCGCTATGCGCAGGTGATGGGTCTGGCGCCGATCACCGTGGCCGGGCATCGGATCGTCGGGGTGCAGGTGCAGGCCGCCTCGGACGCGCCCTGGCCGGTGGCCGATTGGCCCAGCGATCTGGCGGCGGAAATTGCCGCGCTGATCGCCGAGGCCCCGGCCGAGCAATCGACCGAATTTCTGAACTGGCGCCTGCCGATGCTGGGCGTCTGGGCCGCAAGCCGGTTGCGGGGCAGGGCCAGTCCGCACTCGGGCGGCGATCTGGTCGTGCCGCGCGGGCCCGACGATCTGCGGGTGACGGCGCGGCAGCAGCCCTTTGCCGGGTTCTTTGCCGTGGATCGGTGGGATCTGTCGCATCGGACCTTTGCGGGCGGCTTTACCCCCACCGTGCGGCGCGAAGGCTTTGTGTCGGGCGATGCGGTGGTGCTGCTGCCCTGGGATCCCGTGCGCGACCGGGTGATGATCATCGAACAGTTCCGCCTGATCCCGGCCCTGCGCCACGATCCGCAGCCCTGGCTGCTGGAGCCGATTGCGGGTCGCGTCGATGCAGGTGAAAGCGTCGAGGATGCCGCAAGGCGCGAGGCGCTGGAAGAGGCGGACCTGCGGATCGGGCAACTGTTCCCGGCGGTGCATCATTATCCAAGCCCCGGAACGCTGGCGGAATACCTGTATCTCTTTGTGGGCATTGCCGATCTGCCCGATGGCAGCAGCGGCGTGCATGGTTTGGCCTCCGAGACCGAAGATATCCGCGGCCATGTTCTGACCCATGACGCCCTGCTGGATATGGTGTCGCAGGGGCAGATCGCGAATGGTCCGCTGGCGATGATTGCGCTGTGGTTGCAGGTGAACAAAGAACGGCTGCGGGCGGAACTGGCAGGCGACTGA
- a CDS encoding cysteine synthase A encodes MRIYSDLADAIGNTPLIRLRRASEETGCEILGKAEFMNPGQSVKDRAALYIIKDAVARGELKPGGTIVEGTAGNTGIGLALVGASMGFKSVIVIPETQSQEKKDMLRLAGATLVEVPAAPYKNPNNYVRYSGRLAEELAKTEPNGAIWANQFDNVANRQAHVETTGPEIWEQTGGKVDGFICAVGSGGTLAGVAEALQPKGVKIGLADPEGAALHSFYTTGEFDSPGSSITEGIGQGRITKNLEGFTPDYSWRISDAEALPVVFELLAYEGLCLGGSSGINVAGAIRMAREMGPGHTIVTILCDYGTRYQTKLFNPDFLRAKGLPVPGWMTRQDARLPEVFEG; translated from the coding sequence ATGCGCATTTATTCTGACCTTGCCGATGCCATCGGCAATACGCCCCTGATCCGCCTGCGTCGCGCCAGCGAGGAAACCGGCTGCGAGATCCTGGGCAAAGCCGAGTTCATGAACCCCGGCCAGTCGGTCAAGGATCGCGCGGCGCTGTATATCATCAAGGATGCCGTGGCGCGGGGCGAGTTGAAGCCGGGTGGCACGATTGTCGAGGGGACGGCGGGCAATACCGGGATCGGTCTGGCGCTGGTCGGGGCTTCGATGGGGTTCAAATCGGTGATTGTCATTCCTGAAACCCAAAGTCAGGAAAAAAAGGACATGCTGCGGCTGGCCGGGGCAACCCTGGTCGAGGTGCCTGCCGCGCCCTACAAGAATCCGAACAATTACGTGCGCTATTCGGGCCGCCTGGCCGAGGAGCTGGCCAAGACCGAACCGAACGGGGCGATCTGGGCCAATCAGTTCGACAATGTCGCCAACCGTCAGGCGCATGTCGAAACCACCGGCCCCGAGATCTGGGAACAGACCGGGGGCAAGGTGGACGGCTTTATCTGCGCCGTCGGATCGGGCGGGACGCTGGCCGGGGTGGCCGAGGCGTTGCAGCCCAAGGGCGTGAAGATCGGTCTGGCCGATCCCGAGGGCGCGGCGCTGCATTCCTTCTATACCACGGGTGAATTCGACAGCCCCGGAAGCTCGATCACCGAAGGGATCGGGCAGGGGCGAATTACCAAGAACCTGGAAGGCTTTACGCCGGACTATTCATGGAGAATATCGGATGCCGAGGCGCTGCCGGTGGTGTTCGAACTGCTGGCCTATGAGGGTCTTTGCCTTGGCGGGTCTTCCGGGATCAATGTCGCAGGTGCCATTCGCATGGCCCGGGAAATGGGGCCGGGCCATACCATCGTGACGATCCTCTGCGATTACGGCACGCGCTATCAGACGAAGCTGTTCAACCCCGATTTCCTGCGTGCGAAGGGCCTGCCCGTGCCGGGCTGGATGACGCGGCAGGACGCCCGGTTGCCGGAAGTCTTCGAAGGCTGA
- a CDS encoding mechanosensitive ion channel domain-containing protein, with the protein MIRIFLAVLVTALSLFALPLAAQEAQSGSGEQWSSIAYDEWNSAADRAEKLIADRETSSEELSEIREEIVRWRQSFQQGQNVNGPRIKSVRQQIEALGAPPAEGQTEDDEIAQRREDLNKQLSELQAPRIAAAEAASRASAIIDNIAEIQAFRAAAELTESMPPPFMPSSWAEAASSGAELAARYAESADAALKTDGSVWEQLKERLPSILSYLVAAAIILTYGRWWVLSLPKRISVRASEYSRAVVVFLVSLGQIIVPLIGIYLLVSAIEASNLAGEWTIPILGALPSAAMIWYGGRWLAQMLFPAKSIAYDTLEMPRPLRIKAYRTAVLLSSIFALHHIMAWAILPPSGAYSRVGDQVTRVPLDMSDGAASVFNFILILLAGLTVFRLGNILRSLTKREDASSLAYRHRLLSWVGSLSRVIAVLSVLLGFFGLINLANYFLWPWILTVALICLLIVLQDFIADVFAMMHRGAEGAREGLTPLLIGFGLIILSIPLFLLIWGERKEDLAELWLQIRKGFTFGGITLSPGVILTLIIVFAIGYTITRGIQGLFRNSILPKTKLDSGAQNAVVAGLGYVGIFIASVMAITSAGIDLSSLAILASALSVGIGFGLQNIVSNFVSGIILMVERPVSVGDWIEAGGQQGIVKRISVRSTMVETFDKTEVIVPNSDLISQPVTNWTRHNKVGRIIVPVGVSYGSDTRQVEKILKEIIEDQPLVTIDPPPSVLFRAFGADSMDFEIRAILSDVGAGLGVTSEVLHQIAIRFAEEGIEVPHPQRDIWLRNPEALQMKPGDPDMGAEAKAEEEKPAEKADEQLSDDEFHRRYDPRVTFDKDADDAAGPDADADGDGDGGDR; encoded by the coding sequence ATGATACGAATTTTTCTTGCCGTTCTTGTGACGGCCTTGTCGCTGTTTGCCCTCCCGCTTGCCGCTCAGGAAGCGCAATCCGGGTCAGGTGAGCAGTGGAGCAGCATTGCTTACGACGAATGGAACAGCGCCGCAGACCGTGCGGAAAAACTGATCGCAGATCGCGAAACCTCAAGCGAAGAATTGTCCGAGATCCGCGAGGAAATCGTACGGTGGCGGCAAAGCTTTCAGCAGGGCCAGAATGTCAACGGCCCGCGCATCAAATCCGTGCGCCAGCAGATCGAAGCCCTTGGCGCACCGCCTGCCGAAGGGCAGACCGAAGATGACGAGATCGCGCAGCGGCGCGAGGATCTGAACAAGCAACTGTCCGAGCTTCAGGCACCCCGCATCGCGGCGGCCGAAGCCGCAAGCCGGGCAAGCGCGATTATCGACAATATCGCGGAAATTCAGGCCTTTCGTGCCGCGGCCGAGCTGACCGAAAGCATGCCGCCGCCCTTCATGCCCTCCAGCTGGGCCGAGGCCGCCTCTTCCGGCGCTGAACTGGCCGCGCGCTATGCCGAAAGTGCGGATGCCGCCCTCAAGACCGACGGCAGCGTCTGGGAGCAGCTGAAAGAGCGTTTGCCCTCGATCCTCAGCTATCTGGTCGCGGCGGCCATCATCCTGACCTATGGACGATGGTGGGTTCTTTCGCTGCCCAAGAGGATCTCGGTAAGAGCCTCGGAATATTCCCGCGCCGTCGTTGTTTTCCTGGTCTCTCTTGGTCAGATCATCGTGCCGCTGATCGGGATCTACCTGCTGGTCAGCGCGATCGAAGCATCTAATCTGGCCGGGGAATGGACAATCCCGATTCTGGGTGCGCTGCCCTCTGCCGCGATGATCTGGTATGGGGGAAGATGGCTGGCGCAGATGCTGTTTCCGGCCAAGTCGATTGCCTATGACACGCTGGAAATGCCGCGCCCGCTGCGGATCAAGGCCTATCGGACGGCGGTGCTTCTGTCCTCGATCTTCGCGCTGCATCATATCATGGCATGGGCCATCCTGCCGCCCTCTGGCGCCTATAGCCGCGTCGGCGATCAGGTCACCCGCGTTCCGCTGGACATGTCAGATGGGGCCGCGTCGGTCTTTAACTTCATCCTGATCCTGCTGGCGGGTCTGACGGTGTTCCGTCTGGGCAATATCCTGCGCTCATTGACCAAGCGCGAGGATGCCAGTTCGCTTGCCTATCGGCACCGGCTGCTGTCCTGGGTTGGCAGCCTGTCGCGGGTGATCGCGGTTCTGTCGGTGCTGCTGGGCTTCTTCGGCCTGATCAACCTGGCCAATTACTTCCTCTGGCCGTGGATCCTGACGGTCGCGCTGATCTGCCTGCTGATCGTGCTGCAGGATTTCATCGCCGACGTCTTCGCCATGATGCATCGCGGGGCCGAGGGTGCCCGCGAAGGGCTGACGCCGCTGCTGATCGGCTTTGGCCTGATCATATTGTCGATCCCGCTGTTCCTGCTCATCTGGGGTGAGCGGAAAGAGGATCTGGCCGAGCTGTGGTTGCAGATCAGGAAGGGCTTCACCTTCGGCGGCATCACCCTGTCGCCGGGGGTGATCCTGACGCTGATTATCGTCTTTGCCATCGGCTACACGATCACGCGCGGTATTCAGGGCCTGTTCCGCAACTCGATCCTGCCCAAGACCAAGCTGGATAGCGGGGCGCAGAATGCGGTCGTGGCCGGCCTCGGCTATGTCGGGATCTTCATCGCCTCGGTGATGGCCATTACCTCGGCCGGGATCGACCTGTCCTCTCTGGCGATCCTGGCAAGTGCCCTGTCGGTCGGTATCGGTTTCGGCCTGCAGAACATCGTGTCGAACTTCGTCTCGGGCATCATCCTGATGGTGGAACGTCCGGTCAGCGTCGGCGACTGGATCGAGGCGGGCGGCCAGCAGGGCATCGTCAAGCGGATCTCGGTCCGCTCGACCATGGTCGAGACCTTCGACAAGACCGAGGTGATCGTCCCGAACAGCGATCTGATCAGCCAGCCGGTGACCAACTGGACGCGGCATAACAAGGTCGGGCGGATCATCGTGCCGGTGGGCGTGTCCTATGGCAGCGATACCCGCCAGGTCGAAAAGATCCTCAAGGAAATCATCGAGGATCAGCCGCTGGTGACCATCGACCCGCCGCCCTCCGTGCTGTTCCGCGCCTTCGGCGCCGACAGCATGGATTTCGAGATCCGGGCAATCCTGTCCGATGTCGGCGCGGGTCTGGGGGTGACCTCGGAAGTGCTGCACCAGATCGCTATCCGCTTTGCAGAAGAGGGGATCGAGGTGCCGCATCCGCAGCGCGATATCTGGCTGCGCAACCCCGAGGCCCTGCAGATGAAGCCCGGCGATCCCGACATGGGCGCAGAGGCGAAGGCTGAAGAAGAGAAGCCCGCAGAAAAGGCCGATGAGCAACTGTCGGATGATGAGTTCCACCGCCGCTATGACCCGCGCGTCACCTTTGACAAGGATGCGGATGATGCGGCGGGGCCGGACGCGGATGCGGATGGCGACGGGGATGGCGGCGACCGCTGA